Proteins from a single region of Cupriavidus sp. MP-37:
- a CDS encoding IS110 family transposase gives MNAMTYGLDIAKTVFQMYWIDPITGKPQNRRFSRTALIEFLSNCQPGQIALEACGGAHWWARKIQSLGHEVVLLNPGYVRAFVRTNKNDAADARAIWTAARQPDMPVVSVKTEAQQAVLSLHRIRDGLVKTRTRQSNQMRGLLGEYGLHFRTGRLAFRAELRQRWAEVAQVVPPLLMRALERQVCALRELDEQIQLVERDLQEWLRSDPAAQIVEKIPGVGPITATALVATMGCAQAFRSGRAFAASLGLVPAQTGTGGNVRLGHISKRGDAYVRRQLVNAGRTMLTRTKHPPAWALSMLQRRPKNVVVVALANKIARTAWALMAHGRQYDPGHVSLRPA, from the coding sequence ATGAATGCTATGACATATGGGCTGGACATTGCAAAGACAGTGTTCCAGATGTACTGGATAGACCCCATTACGGGGAAGCCCCAGAACCGGCGATTCAGCCGCACCGCGCTCATCGAATTCCTGTCCAATTGCCAGCCTGGGCAGATCGCACTGGAGGCCTGTGGCGGTGCCCACTGGTGGGCGCGCAAGATCCAGAGCCTTGGCCACGAAGTGGTGTTGCTCAACCCGGGTTACGTACGCGCCTTCGTGCGTACGAACAAGAACGACGCGGCGGACGCCCGAGCCATCTGGACTGCAGCCCGGCAACCCGACATGCCGGTCGTGTCGGTCAAGACCGAAGCGCAGCAGGCTGTGCTCTCGTTGCATCGTATACGGGACGGGCTGGTCAAGACGCGCACCCGGCAGAGCAACCAGATGCGCGGGCTGCTGGGCGAATATGGCCTGCACTTCCGCACGGGGCGGCTGGCCTTCCGGGCCGAGCTGCGCCAGCGCTGGGCTGAGGTCGCTCAGGTCGTACCGCCCTTGTTGATGCGCGCGCTGGAGCGGCAGGTCTGTGCGCTGCGCGAACTCGACGAACAGATCCAACTGGTTGAGCGTGACCTCCAGGAATGGCTGAGGTCTGATCCGGCCGCGCAGATCGTGGAGAAGATTCCCGGCGTCGGCCCCATTACCGCCACCGCCTTGGTCGCGACCATGGGCTGTGCCCAGGCCTTCCGCTCAGGCAGAGCCTTCGCTGCAAGCCTGGGACTGGTTCCCGCGCAGACCGGCACGGGCGGCAACGTACGGCTCGGTCACATCAGCAAGCGCGGCGACGCTTACGTGCGACGACAGTTGGTCAACGCCGGACGCACGATGCTCACGCGCACCAAACATCCGCCGGCCTGGGCACTGTCCATGCTGCAGCGGCGCCCCAAGAACGTGGTGGTCGTGGCGCTGGCCAACAAGATCGCCCGGACAGCCTGGGCATTAATGGCCCATGGGCGCCAATACGATCCCGGACATGTGAGCTTGCGCCCGGCCTGA
- a CDS encoding MetQ/NlpA family ABC transporter substrate-binding protein: MQYGKFGLAARLAAAVLALGVVQGAGAADADKKEIRFGATAGPYADQIRYGVKPVLEQRGYKVTIIEFSDYVQPNLALADGAIDANAFQHVAYLKKFSADRKLALSDVIQVPTAPIGIYSRKHKALAEVKTGNTVSLPNDPTNLARAIAILQQIGWVTLKPGTDPIRASERDIDANPHKLKLIQLEAAQLPRSLDDVDYAFVNGNYALASGLKLTSALALEKIPDYYMNLVAVKTADLNKPFVKDIREAYQSAEFKAVTQQRFAGFVPPPYQR, translated from the coding sequence GCAAGGCGCCGGTGCGGCCGATGCGGACAAGAAGGAAATCCGCTTCGGGGCCACCGCCGGCCCCTATGCCGACCAGATCCGCTATGGCGTCAAGCCGGTGCTGGAACAGCGCGGCTACAAGGTCACCATCATCGAGTTCAGCGACTACGTGCAGCCCAACCTGGCGCTGGCCGATGGGGCCATCGACGCCAACGCCTTCCAGCACGTGGCCTACCTGAAGAAGTTCTCGGCCGACCGCAAGCTGGCGCTGAGCGACGTGATCCAGGTACCCACCGCGCCGATCGGCATCTACAGCCGCAAGCACAAGGCGCTGGCCGAGGTGAAGACCGGCAACACCGTGTCGCTGCCGAACGATCCGACCAACCTCGCGCGCGCCATCGCCATCCTGCAGCAGATCGGCTGGGTCACGCTCAAGCCCGGCACCGACCCGATCCGCGCCAGCGAACGCGATATCGACGCCAACCCGCACAAGCTCAAGCTGATCCAGCTGGAAGCCGCGCAGCTGCCGCGCTCGCTCGACGATGTCGACTATGCCTTCGTCAACGGCAACTATGCGCTCGCCTCGGGCCTGAAGCTGACCTCGGCGCTGGCGCTGGAGAAGATTCCGGACTACTACATGAACCTGGTCGCGGTGAAGACCGCCGACCTCAACAAGCCCTTCGTCAAGGACATCCGCGAGGCCTATCAGTCCGCCGAATTCAAGGCGGTGACGCAGCAGCGCTTCGCGGGTTTCGTGCCGCCGCCGTACCAGCGCTGA
- a CDS encoding peroxiredoxin, with protein MAIRLGEQAPDFTAETTEGTINFHEWIGDGWAILFSHPKDFTPVCTTELGYMARLKPEFDKRNTKIIGLSIDPVGDHQRWVKDIEETQGCTVNYPMIGDADLKVAKLYDMIHPEASGSGPRTAVDNATIRSVFIIGPDKKVKAMLVYPMSAGRNFDEVLRLLDSLQLNAKHTVATPVNWKPGEDVIIPTSVSDEEASKKYPQGFKTLKPYLRTVAQPK; from the coding sequence ATGGCGATTCGACTGGGCGAGCAAGCCCCTGATTTCACCGCCGAGACCACGGAAGGCACGATCAACTTCCATGAGTGGATCGGCGACGGCTGGGCCATCCTGTTCTCGCATCCCAAGGACTTCACGCCGGTGTGCACCACCGAGCTGGGCTACATGGCCCGGCTCAAGCCCGAGTTCGACAAGCGCAATACCAAGATCATCGGACTGAGCATCGATCCGGTGGGCGACCACCAGCGCTGGGTCAAGGACATCGAGGAAACGCAGGGCTGTACCGTCAACTATCCGATGATCGGCGATGCCGACCTGAAGGTTGCCAAGCTCTACGACATGATCCATCCCGAGGCCAGCGGCAGCGGGCCGCGCACCGCGGTGGACAACGCCACCATCCGCTCGGTGTTCATCATCGGCCCGGACAAGAAGGTGAAGGCGATGCTGGTGTACCCGATGAGCGCGGGACGCAATTTCGACGAGGTGCTGCGGCTGCTCGATTCGCTGCAGCTCAATGCGAAGCACACCGTGGCCACGCCGGTGAACTGGAAGCCGGGCGAGGACGTCATCATCCCGACCTCGGTCTCGGACGAGGAGGCCAGCAAGAAATACCCACAGGGCTTCAAGACGCTGAAGCCTTACCTGCGCACGGTGGCCCAGCCCAAGTAA
- a CDS encoding universal stress protein, translating to MFRHLLVPTDGSPRAEAMVGRAMAFAGRIGARVTGLHVLPEYHVLTYRLTSLQDTKGNFAAEAARHADTFLAALSHTAAQAGVPCDTVTATDDHPWQAIIACAQQRGCDLIVMSSHGKRGLQALLIGSETHKVLTHSTIPVLVFR from the coding sequence ATGTTCAGGCACCTCCTAGTACCGACCGACGGCTCCCCGCGCGCCGAAGCCATGGTGGGCCGCGCGATGGCATTCGCCGGCCGCATAGGCGCCCGCGTGACCGGGCTGCATGTGCTTCCCGAGTACCACGTGCTGACCTACCGGCTGACCAGCCTGCAAGACACCAAGGGCAACTTCGCCGCCGAGGCCGCGCGCCACGCCGACACCTTCCTGGCCGCGCTCAGCCACACCGCGGCGCAGGCCGGCGTGCCGTGCGACACCGTCACCGCCACCGACGACCATCCGTGGCAGGCGATCATCGCGTGCGCGCAGCAGCGCGGTTGCGACCTGATCGTGATGTCGTCGCATGGCAAGCGCGGGCTGCAGGCGCTGCTGATCGGCAGCGAGACGCACAAGGTGCTGACCCACAGCACGATCCCGGTGCTGGTGTTCCGCTAG
- the pdhA gene encoding pyruvate dehydrogenase (acetyl-transferring) E1 component subunit alpha encodes MSTVARFEIGYTRYLAPPGDTSPTTAPPPAFASDPDALVPLYQAMVLTRQFDLKAIALQRTGKIGTFASALGQEAIGVGVAYAMRPEDVLVPSYRDHAAQFARGVTMTESLLYWGGDERGSGFAAAPHDFANCVPIGTQVCHAAGAAYAFQLRGEPRVAVCLLGDGGTSKGDFYEGMNMAGAWRAPLVIVINNNQWAISMPRSGQTAAQTLAQKAIAAGIPGEQVDGNDVVAVRHRVGEAIARARDGGGPALIEAITYRLGDHTTADDASRYRDEASVKAHWQHEPLLRLRTQLLALHAWDAAREEALVKACSQQVAQAVETYLAMPPPDPAAMFDCLYAAMPAELQAQLEIARRFPAQHG; translated from the coding sequence ATGTCCACGGTTGCGCGCTTTGAGATCGGCTATACCCGCTACCTTGCCCCGCCGGGCGACACCTCCCCAACCACTGCTCCCCCTCCCGCCTTTGCCAGCGACCCTGACGCGCTGGTGCCGCTGTACCAGGCGATGGTCCTGACGCGCCAGTTCGACCTGAAGGCGATCGCGCTGCAGCGCACCGGCAAGATCGGCACGTTCGCCTCGGCGCTGGGGCAGGAGGCCATCGGCGTCGGCGTGGCCTACGCCATGCGGCCGGAAGATGTGCTGGTGCCTTCGTACCGCGACCACGCGGCGCAGTTTGCGCGCGGCGTCACGATGACGGAGAGCCTGCTCTACTGGGGTGGCGACGAGCGCGGCAGCGGCTTTGCCGCGGCGCCGCATGACTTTGCCAACTGCGTGCCGATCGGCACCCAGGTGTGCCACGCGGCCGGCGCCGCCTACGCGTTCCAGCTGCGCGGCGAGCCGCGCGTGGCGGTGTGCCTGCTCGGCGATGGCGGCACCTCCAAGGGCGACTTCTATGAAGGCATGAACATGGCCGGCGCGTGGCGCGCGCCGCTGGTGATCGTGATCAACAACAACCAGTGGGCGATCTCGATGCCGCGCAGCGGCCAGACCGCGGCGCAGACGCTGGCACAGAAGGCCATCGCCGCCGGCATCCCGGGCGAGCAGGTCGACGGCAACGACGTGGTCGCGGTGCGCCACCGCGTCGGCGAGGCCATCGCGCGCGCGCGCGATGGCGGCGGTCCCGCGCTGATCGAGGCCATCACCTACCGGCTCGGCGACCACACCACCGCCGACGATGCCTCGCGCTACCGCGACGAGGCCAGCGTCAAGGCGCACTGGCAGCACGAGCCGCTGCTGCGGCTGCGCACCCAGCTGCTGGCCCTGCATGCCTGGGATGCGGCGCGGGAAGAGGCGCTGGTCAAGGCGTGCTCGCAGCAGGTGGCGCAGGCGGTCGAGACCTACCTGGCGATGCCGCCGCCGGACCCCGCGGCGATGTTCGACTGCCTGTACGCGGCCATGCCGGCCGAACTGCAGGCGCAGCTGGAGATCGCGCGGCGCTTCCCGGCGCAGCACGGCTAG
- a CDS encoding ribbon-helix-helix domain-containing protein, producing the protein MESKTARLTILIDPVKKKAFETLCAAQDLTPSQVVRQLIRDYLAQHGVDYATKPKPAGSTRQKK; encoded by the coding sequence ATGGAATCCAAGACCGCCCGCCTGACCATCCTGATCGATCCGGTCAAGAAGAAGGCCTTTGAAACGCTGTGCGCCGCGCAGGACCTGACGCCGTCGCAGGTCGTGCGCCAGCTGATCCGCGACTACCTGGCGCAGCATGGCGTGGATTACGCCACCAAGCCCAAACCGGCCGGCAGCACGCGCCAGAAGAAGTAG
- a CDS encoding SDR family oxidoreductase has translation MADHSIRGKVALITGGAKNLGGLIARDLAAQGARAIAIHYNSAASRADAEATVRALQASGAQAVALQADLTSAGAVERLFADAVAAVGRPDIAINTVGKVLKKPFAEISEAEYDEMSAVNAKSAFFFLKEAGRHVNDHGKIVTLVTSLLGAFTPFYAAYAGTKAPVEHFTRAAAKEFGARGISVTAVGPGPMDTPFFYGQEGDDAVAYHKGAAALSPFSPTGLTHIEDVVPFIRHLVSDGWWITGQTILINGGYTTK, from the coding sequence ATGGCTGACCATTCCATCCGCGGCAAGGTCGCGCTGATCACCGGCGGCGCCAAGAACCTGGGCGGGCTGATCGCGCGCGACCTGGCCGCCCAGGGCGCGCGGGCCATCGCCATCCACTACAACAGCGCGGCCTCGCGCGCCGACGCCGAGGCCACGGTCCGCGCGCTCCAGGCCAGCGGCGCCCAGGCGGTGGCACTGCAGGCGGACCTGACCAGCGCCGGCGCTGTCGAGCGGCTGTTTGCCGATGCCGTGGCCGCGGTGGGCCGTCCCGATATCGCCATCAACACGGTCGGCAAGGTGCTGAAGAAACCGTTCGCCGAGATCAGCGAGGCCGAGTACGACGAGATGTCGGCCGTCAACGCCAAGAGCGCCTTCTTCTTCCTGAAGGAAGCCGGCCGCCACGTCAACGACCACGGCAAGATTGTGACGCTGGTGACCTCGCTGCTGGGCGCGTTCACGCCCTTCTATGCCGCCTATGCCGGCACCAAGGCGCCGGTCGAACACTTTACCCGCGCCGCGGCCAAGGAGTTCGGTGCGCGCGGCATCTCGGTGACCGCGGTAGGACCCGGCCCGATGGATACGCCTTTCTTCTACGGCCAGGAAGGCGACGACGCGGTGGCCTATCACAAGGGCGCGGCGGCGCTGTCGCCGTTCTCGCCGACGGGACTGACGCATATCGAGGATGTGGTGCCCTTTATCCGCCATCTGGTCAGCGACGGCTGGTGGATCACCGGCCAGACCATCCTCATCAACGGCGGATACACGACCAAGTAA
- a CDS encoding LysR family transcriptional regulator, with translation MDRFDQYRVFLQVAEMGSFIKAAHALGLPRASVSAAVQELEAQVGTRLLHRTTRQVRLSADGAQLLERLRPLLAEVEDIDQLFQAGQRQASGRLNVDMPSRIARRLVAPALPALLRRHPRLQLSLGSSDRAIDLVQEGVDCAVRFGVLADSSLVVRPLGRIALVNCASPAYLREHGEPRDPADLRRGHLAVGYASPRTGRDLPWEFLDADGSGREAEVATRVSVNNAESYIACCLAGIGLIQIPRFDVQHLLDSGQLLEVMPGWRPASMPVSLLYPHRRQRSARLAVFLEWFRALMQPHLEG, from the coding sequence ATGGACAGATTCGACCAGTACCGCGTATTCCTGCAGGTGGCCGAGATGGGCAGCTTCATCAAGGCCGCCCATGCGCTCGGGCTGCCGCGCGCGTCGGTGTCGGCGGCGGTGCAGGAGCTCGAGGCCCAGGTGGGCACGCGCCTGCTGCACCGGACCACGCGGCAGGTGCGGCTGAGCGCCGATGGCGCGCAATTGCTTGAACGATTGCGCCCGCTGCTGGCCGAGGTCGAGGACATCGACCAGCTGTTCCAGGCCGGGCAGCGCCAGGCCAGCGGCCGCCTGAACGTCGATATGCCGAGCCGCATCGCCCGCCGCCTGGTGGCACCCGCGCTGCCCGCCTTGCTGCGGCGCCATCCGCGGCTGCAGCTGTCGCTCGGTTCCAGCGACCGCGCCATCGACCTGGTGCAGGAGGGCGTGGACTGCGCGGTGCGCTTCGGCGTGCTGGCCGACAGCAGCCTGGTCGTGCGGCCGCTGGGCCGGATCGCGCTGGTCAACTGCGCCAGCCCCGCCTATCTGCGCGAACACGGCGAGCCGCGTGACCCGGCCGACCTGCGCCGCGGCCACCTCGCAGTGGGCTACGCCAGCCCCCGCACCGGCCGCGACCTGCCATGGGAGTTCCTGGATGCCGATGGCAGCGGGCGTGAGGCCGAAGTGGCAACCCGCGTCTCGGTCAACAATGCCGAGAGCTATATCGCCTGCTGTCTCGCCGGAATCGGGCTGATCCAGATTCCGCGCTTCGACGTGCAGCACCTGCTCGACAGCGGACAGCTGCTGGAAGTCATGCCCGGTTGGCGCCCGGCGAGCATGCCGGTGTCGCTGCTCTATCCGCACCGCCGCCAGCGCTCGGCACGGCTGGCGGTGTTCCTGGAGTGGTTCCGCGCGCTGATGCAGCCGCACCTGGAAGGCTGA
- a CDS encoding dihydrolipoamide acetyltransferase family protein: MRVFKLPDLGEGLQEAEIVAWHVKTGDTVAADQPLLSVETAKAIVEIPSPYAGSIGKLFAQPGDIVHLGAPLVGFEGAGEDADAGTVVGSVQVGTHVASEAAPPGTAAPAAGMAARVKATPAVRALARRLGVDLAMATASGPEGVVTAADVERVAATLKDLGTPEELRGVRRAMAQNMARAQAEVAAATVMDDADIHAWQSGADVTIRLVRALVAGCRAEPGLNAWYEGQTGRRHVLKKIDVGIAADLPEGLFVPVLRDVGNRDAADLRHGLDRMRADIRARTIAPEEMRGNTITLSNFGMIAGRYAAPIVVPPTVAILGAGRVRDEVVAAGGAPAVHRVMPLSLTFDHRVVTGGEAARFLAAVIEDLERAE; this comes from the coding sequence ATGCGAGTCTTCAAGCTGCCCGACCTGGGCGAAGGCCTGCAGGAGGCCGAGATCGTGGCGTGGCACGTCAAGACCGGCGACACCGTGGCCGCGGACCAGCCGCTGCTGTCGGTGGAGACCGCCAAGGCCATCGTCGAAATCCCGTCGCCTTATGCCGGCAGCATCGGCAAGCTGTTTGCGCAGCCGGGCGACATCGTGCACCTGGGCGCGCCGCTGGTGGGCTTCGAGGGCGCCGGCGAAGATGCCGATGCCGGCACCGTGGTGGGATCGGTCCAGGTCGGCACGCACGTGGCCAGTGAAGCCGCGCCGCCCGGCACCGCCGCACCCGCGGCGGGCATGGCCGCGCGCGTCAAGGCCACGCCGGCGGTCCGGGCGCTGGCGCGCCGGCTCGGTGTGGACCTGGCAATGGCCACCGCCTCGGGACCCGAGGGCGTGGTCACCGCCGCCGACGTGGAACGGGTCGCCGCCACGCTCAAGGACCTCGGCACGCCCGAAGAACTGCGCGGGGTGCGCCGCGCGATGGCGCAGAACATGGCGCGCGCACAGGCGGAAGTGGCCGCCGCCACCGTGATGGACGACGCCGACATCCACGCCTGGCAGTCCGGCGCCGACGTCACCATCCGGCTGGTGCGCGCGCTGGTGGCAGGCTGCCGCGCCGAGCCCGGGCTCAATGCCTGGTATGAAGGACAGACCGGGCGCCGCCACGTGCTGAAGAAGATCGACGTCGGCATCGCCGCCGACCTGCCCGAGGGCCTGTTCGTGCCGGTGCTGCGCGATGTCGGCAACCGCGACGCGGCCGACCTGCGCCACGGGCTCGACCGCATGCGCGCCGACATCCGCGCACGCACCATCGCCCCCGAGGAGATGCGCGGCAACACGATCACGCTGTCCAACTTCGGCATGATCGCGGGGCGCTATGCGGCGCCGATCGTGGTGCCGCCCACCGTGGCAATCCTCGGCGCCGGGCGCGTGCGCGACGAAGTGGTCGCGGCCGGCGGCGCGCCCGCGGTGCACCGGGTGATGCCGCTGAGCCTGACCTTCGACCATCGCGTGGTCACGGGTGGGGAGGCTGCGCGGTTTCTGGCGGCGGTGATTGAGGATCTGGAGAGGGCGGAATAG
- a CDS encoding alpha-ketoacid dehydrogenase subunit beta, whose product MAEINLVEAVNLALAHALEHDPDVLLLGEDIGVNGGVFRATVGLQSRFGAARVMDTPLAEGGIVGAAIGMAAMGLKPVAEIQFTGFIYPAVDHIINHAGRMRHRTRGRLTCPLVVRSPCGAGIHAPEHHSESPEAMFAHMPGIRVVVPSSPARAYGLLLAAIADPDPVIFLEPTRLYRLFRQEVADDGAALPLDTCFTLREGSDITLVSWGAMVQETLAAADALAAEGVTATVIDVATLKPLDMQTILDAVTRTGRCVIVHEAPRTAGFGAEIAAQLADAGLYSLAAPVQRVTGFDTVVPLARLEYTYLPGVARIVDAARKALAA is encoded by the coding sequence ATGGCGGAAATCAATCTGGTCGAAGCAGTCAACCTGGCACTGGCCCATGCGCTGGAGCACGATCCCGATGTGCTGCTGCTGGGCGAGGACATCGGCGTCAACGGCGGGGTGTTCCGCGCCACCGTGGGCCTGCAGTCGCGCTTTGGCGCCGCGCGCGTCATGGATACGCCGCTGGCCGAAGGCGGCATCGTCGGCGCGGCGATCGGCATGGCGGCGATGGGACTCAAGCCCGTGGCCGAGATCCAGTTCACCGGCTTTATCTATCCGGCGGTCGATCACATCATCAACCACGCCGGACGCATGCGGCACCGCACGCGCGGGCGGCTGACCTGCCCGCTGGTGGTGCGCTCGCCGTGCGGCGCCGGCATCCACGCGCCCGAGCACCATTCCGAAAGCCCGGAGGCGATGTTCGCGCATATGCCGGGCATCCGCGTGGTGGTGCCGTCATCGCCGGCGCGCGCGTACGGGCTGCTGCTGGCGGCGATCGCCGACCCCGATCCGGTCATCTTCCTCGAGCCGACGCGGCTGTACCGCCTGTTCCGCCAGGAAGTGGCCGACGACGGCGCCGCGCTGCCGCTCGATACCTGCTTCACGCTGCGCGAAGGCAGCGACATCACGCTGGTGAGCTGGGGCGCGATGGTGCAGGAGACGCTGGCCGCCGCCGACGCACTGGCCGCGGAAGGCGTCACCGCGACCGTTATCGACGTGGCCACGCTCAAGCCGCTGGACATGCAGACCATCCTGGATGCGGTCACGCGCACCGGCCGCTGCGTGATCGTGCACGAGGCGCCGCGCACCGCCGGCTTCGGCGCCGAGATCGCGGCGCAACTGGCCGATGCCGGGCTGTACTCGCTGGCCGCGCCGGTGCAGCGCGTGACCGGCTTCGATACCGTGGTGCCGCTGGCGCGACTGGAGTACACCTATCTGCCCGGGGTGGCGCGCATCGTCGATGCCGCGCGCAAGGCGCTGGCGGCGTAG
- a CDS encoding SulP family inorganic anion transporter, whose protein sequence is MIALREAWLAGLFRRGNWLPNLVSGVIVGVVALPLAMAFAIASGAKPEQGLYTAIVAGLAVSLFGGSRLQIAGPTGAFIVVLAAVTARHGIDGLQLATLMAGLILLAMGLTRLGGVIRYIPAPVIVGFTAGIGVIIFVGQWRDFFGLPPVAGAHFHEKLWHLLQALPQWHPATTALALGSLALVVGAPRVRWLRRVPGPLVALVAATAAQALFRFDGVATIGTAFGGLPRGLPVPALPEVSLARVLELAGPAFTIAMLGAIESLLSAVVADGMAGTRHDSNQELVGQGIANVLAPLFGGFAATGAIARTATNIRNGGNSPLAGVVHALTLVLVLLFLAPLAASVPLAALAAILFVVAYNMSEMRQFARMVRRAPRADVAILLITFTLTVLTDLVVAVNIGVILAMLQFLRRMSASVEVAPQAAEAVARELGDAGTGAAAPMPPGVLVYVIDGPFFFGAVEACERALVQTHTEPRVLLIRLGRVPFMDMTGLQTLEAVIVTLQKRGVAVVLAEANARVREKLARAGVLAALGEGNYADSLAQAAQRCAALAGDAPGAGNAPR, encoded by the coding sequence ATGATTGCGCTGCGCGAAGCTTGGCTGGCCGGATTGTTCCGCCGCGGCAACTGGCTGCCGAACCTGGTGTCGGGCGTGATCGTAGGGGTGGTGGCGCTGCCGCTGGCGATGGCGTTCGCGATTGCCTCGGGCGCCAAGCCGGAGCAGGGCTTGTACACGGCCATCGTCGCCGGGCTGGCGGTGTCGCTGTTCGGCGGCAGCCGGCTGCAGATCGCCGGGCCCACCGGCGCCTTTATCGTGGTGCTGGCCGCGGTCACGGCGCGCCACGGCATCGACGGCCTGCAGCTCGCCACGCTGATGGCAGGCCTGATCCTGCTGGCGATGGGACTGACACGGCTGGGCGGCGTGATCCGCTACATCCCGGCGCCGGTGATCGTCGGCTTCACCGCAGGCATCGGCGTGATCATCTTTGTCGGCCAGTGGCGCGATTTCTTCGGCCTGCCGCCGGTGGCCGGCGCGCATTTCCACGAAAAGCTCTGGCACCTGCTGCAGGCGCTGCCGCAATGGCACCCGGCCACCACCGCGCTGGCGCTGGGCAGCCTGGCGCTGGTGGTGGGCGCGCCGCGCGTGCGCTGGCTGCGGCGCGTGCCGGGGCCGCTGGTGGCGCTGGTGGCCGCCACCGCGGCGCAGGCGCTGTTCCGCTTCGACGGCGTGGCTACCATCGGCACCGCCTTCGGCGGCCTGCCGCGCGGCTTGCCGGTGCCGGCGCTGCCGGAGGTTTCGCTGGCGCGCGTGCTGGAGCTGGCCGGACCCGCGTTCACCATCGCCATGCTCGGCGCGATCGAATCGTTGCTGTCGGCGGTAGTGGCCGATGGCATGGCGGGCACCCGGCATGACTCCAACCAGGAACTGGTGGGACAGGGCATTGCCAACGTGCTGGCGCCGCTGTTCGGCGGGTTTGCCGCCACCGGCGCGATCGCGCGCACCGCCACCAATATCCGCAACGGTGGCAACAGCCCGCTCGCCGGCGTGGTGCACGCGCTCACGCTGGTGCTGGTGCTGCTGTTCCTGGCGCCGCTCGCGGCCAGCGTGCCGCTGGCCGCGCTGGCCGCGATCCTGTTCGTGGTGGCGTACAACATGAGCGAGATGCGCCAGTTTGCGCGCATGGTGCGGCGCGCGCCGCGCGCCGATGTCGCGATCCTGCTGATCACCTTTACGCTGACGGTGCTGACCGACCTGGTGGTGGCGGTCAATATCGGCGTGATCCTGGCCATGCTGCAGTTCCTGCGGCGCATGTCGGCATCGGTGGAGGTAGCACCGCAGGCCGCCGAGGCCGTGGCGCGCGAGCTGGGCGATGCGGGCACCGGCGCGGCGGCGCCGATGCCGCCGGGCGTGCTGGTCTATGTCATCGACGGCCCGTTCTTCTTCGGCGCGGTCGAGGCCTGCGAACGTGCGCTGGTGCAGACCCATACCGAGCCGCGCGTGCTGCTGATCCGCCTGGGCCGCGTGCCCTTCATGGACATGACCGGGCTGCAGACGCTCGAGGCGGTGATCGTCACGCTGCAGAAGCGCGGCGTCGCGGTGGTGCTGGCCGAAGCCAACGCGCGGGTCAGGGAAAAGCTGGCGCGCGCCGGCGTGCTGGCGGCGCTGGGTGAGGGCAACTATGCGGATTCGCTGGCGCAGGCGGCGCAACGCTGCGCCGCGCTGGCCGGTGACGCGCCAGGCGCGGGCAACGCCCCGCGCTGA